The Hirundo rustica isolate bHirRus1 chromosome Z, bHirRus1.pri.v3, whole genome shotgun sequence genome contains the following window.
aactTATTCACatctttataaatatataaatcagACACTATAGACAGTTTTCCTTGTTGCCTTcaaatgcctctttttttttttttctttttttttttttaaatttgtatttgtgtttgtatttgtatttgtagtAGGCCTCATTTCTTCATTTCACACtaaatgggagaaaaagaaactagaAACTCTGCCCGACCTGAAAAGCATGAATCTCAAATACAAACATAAGTATGAGGGTGCTAATCACCTCGAAGTAAATTCTTTATAGCAAGGACAAAAATCCCTTATGGATCCGGAAGTGTGGCTATTATTTTGTCACTCTATTTCCACACTTGCAGTAAGTACTGCTACTTTTTTGTCCCCTTCTTCTGAGCATTTAATCGAGGAGAACGAGTTTTTCTAAAATGCCAATTAGCTCTAGACTACAAATCTCATTTTGCAGGGCCTGGGATGGAGTAAGACACATGTGAGtgttaaatttaattaaaaaaacaaaacaaaacaacccacaaaatgAACCCAAAAACCCCTACAAAAAATATGATACCTGGGGGTAATTTTGTAACTGTCTAGAGTAACACAGAATGGAGTTGTGGCTGCTCAGTCTCTAGAAGTGCCCAAGACCAGGGTGGATGAGGCAGGGCAGTGGGGTGGGATTGGAAGTAATATCTCtgaagtcctttccaaccctaAACAATCTCTGGTTGTAAAATACACTCTGTGAAGTATTTATTCGTTATTATTGCAGTTTCTTTGAGTTATGTTTGAGcttttgtgtgtggtttggttttgactTTGTTCGGGATAAtttttagataatttttaagTTCAATAGAAGCCCCCATGGCACAACTTCTCAATGACTAGAATTGAGTTGACAGATTTTCCTGTTCTTTACCAATATGTGTCATCAGGATAAATATCTTTGCAAATATTCTGACATTTTAAAGTGAAGAGGAAAATGATAATGTTACGTTATTTCTGTACATGGGTATTGCTTCATTTTTAGTGTAACTCAGAACAACTATCCCCCCCCCCCTGCCTCCCCCCCATAAAACAAGTTACTTCCATGCAACCTCTCCCTTgcacctcctgcctctgcctctctTGTGCCGTTTTTGCCTATCTACAAGCTAGGAAATCCCAATATTATGTTCTTTATAGTTTGTCTCTTTATAGTATTTAATTAACCCCTGAACCAATTATCAAAATACTTGTTagataaaatgtaaatgttttgaaaattttggtGCTGTTGTTGAAAGGGTAATACTTGCTAAGCCTTAAACAGGGCATAAGATGGCTGCATTTGTTAACTGAAAGTTACCTCTTCCGTCCTTTATGCTTATCAAAACATCTCAGAACAATTTGCAGGATTACTGCAGTGTAGTATTAAAATTTATCTGTTTTCAGTGTCAAAGATCTGTATGGTTGAATAATGAttctaaaattaaataagaGCAGAAATGTGGGATAGGTACACTGCTTAACGTGATtcattgtggggttttttttgtttgtttgtttgtggggttttgtttttttttttttttttgtttgtgtttggggtttttttttttttttttttttttttttttttttttttttttttggctcccGTGAAAATATCTTTGCAGTAAGCtttatttggaagaaaaggTGGATTcacctccccccctccccccaccccccccgaAATAGAAGTGCAATACAaggttctttttaaaaacacactaGCATCGGCCGTGTTATTATTACCCTAACTGCAGATATGACTCCGTGTTGTTATGTTTTGATTAATTTGAGATCCTTTGTTGTTTCTAGAATTGTATAATATGAGATTTTCTTATAGAGGGGAAAGAAATGGCATTATTTCAATAATGTAACTTAAAATGCTGTGACTCAAAAATGTTCTAGTAGTTTTATATGAGATTTGGAGAGTCGGTAATGTTGGGACATAATAATGGAACAGTATTTGTTGTTTTACACTCTTAGCTTTCAACATAATTTAGTGAAGATGGAGATATAGACAAGCCCTCTGATTTGAAACAACATCTTCACTTGAAAATATATTGACATGTgagtgtgcatttttttttttttttcttcacggaattaactaggttggaaaatacttttaaggTCATTGAATCCAACCTATTTTTATGCTTATATAGTcacaaaaatatatgtattcCTATATTTATACATACAAGTGCATAAAGTCCATGATCAGTACTAtttcacagaaagcaaagctaGGCAGTGATAACATGCAGCCCTGCCACACACCACTATTGGTATGAAATTTTGAGACACCTGACAGACATAATCAACGAGGTTTTCGCCTTGGATTTATCTCTACATTGCTATTGTTAATGTCAGAGCGCACAAGAAGAACGGGAAGATactttacttcttttttttttttttgggggggggtggtcaTCTTAATTTCTTAGACTGTACTTTAAAGacttaatctttaaaaaatccactcttttaaaagtttggggttttaaaatattatttatttattttaaattgtccATCTGTCCCGAGGGCCGCTTTGCACCATGCATTGTAGAAAACCCATGGTGTGGTGGGAGTTCACCACAAGCAAGCGAGGGTCTTGCCTTAAATGTTGGACCCTCATCTTGCAATGCCACGTGCCCCAGACACTTGGCAAGGGAGGCTCAGAAAGCCACTAAATGACGACATTTTAGTGAACCCTTGACTTGTCTGTTCAGGGATAAATCTCTGATTATTTCTCCTCATCCGAGGATGCCTCTGCTTTTGGCTAGTAATAAATGTCGACATAAAATCACCATGTTCTTCTTTAAGCTATGCAGAGCTCTTTGGGGGTTGTATCAGCACACTGGATACTTCTGATACTTCTTCTGTGGCATCGCAGCGGTcttctgggggggaaaaaaaaaaaaaaaaaaaaaaaaaaaaaaaaaaaaaaagagattaggGAACCGACATTTTGAGGgatgggggggaggggggaaaaaaatggaaaatacgACCGTGAGGCCCTGAAAAACACCCTTATTCCCCTTGCCTCTTATAGAGGTCTGCCCGGAACTTGGAGGTGGCGGAAAAAAGACTTCACTGAGCAGGTCGTGGGTGCCACCACCAGGTCCCCCTCGACGGCCgcggggaggcgggggggggggggggatgtggCTTGGGCGGGGGTCTGTGTCACAGGCTTTCTCGAGGCTTGCACGCCTCCTCGGGGAGACGCTTGGCGGAAAGCCAAGGGGAGGAGCCAGATGCTTGGATTTTGGGGATCTTTACAGCTGCAAGGCGCGATTCTTCTGCCTAGCCTCCGGCTgcgctgctggagctgcacctTACCCTGGCGGGCTCTCGCCGCGGTTTTCCTGCTCCCGGGAGGCTCTGGTTAGGCCAGGCTGAAGCGATCCTGTTCTCTCCGGTCCCTTCCTCCTCCGGTCCGCCAGCTCTCGGCAGGCACAGGACGGAGGGATGGATCCCCGACTCACCGTTCGGAGGGGCTCGGGCGGGGCAGGACCCCTTTCGGAGCCGGAAGCCAGAGCCATCACCCTTACAAAAGCCCCTCTCTATCCCGGCAAAGTTCAGGTCCGTCGTCCCTTCGTCACGTGGTCGATTCCCCGCGTAGATACTCGCGTGACGCGTCCCACTTGCCCCGGCCGAGGCAGCTGCCGTGAGAGCTGTTTGCCCGTGGGCCTGCTCCCCACTCCCCTGCCTTCGCAACCCGCCCCCGTATGGGGAGAGGTTGGGGGCGCAAGGCCGCCgcccccatcccttctccccgcTGAGAGGAAAGCCCCGCGAGAGCCGCCCGCACTTGAGGTGGGGATAGCCCCCGAGGTGCCGTGCTTGGGGACCCGGCTGCCGCCATCCCGCGGTCCTCCGCTGCCCTGCCCCGGTGCCCCTCGCCCCGGGCGGGAGCGCGGATTTCACCGCAGCCGCTGGGAGCCGGGGGGAGAGCGGATGCTgcggcgcccgccccgccgggaggggcaggagggagtggggtgggaggggaggggagcggagGGGGGCCGCTGCCCTCGGGAAAGGAGGAGCTGGATCGAAGCGACGCGAGAGATCGCAGCCAAGGGGAGAGGCAAAGCCAGCGGCGGCCGTGGGGCTCAGGTCGGGGGGGGGCAATGGAGAGGTCCCTCCGGAGCGACGGCGACCGCCTGTGCAGCGCCGCCGCCCGTGGGGACCACGAAGAGGtgaggaagctgctggaggcaggcGTGGATCCCAACGGGACCAACGTCCTTGGGAGAACCCCGCTCCAGGTACGGAGCGCGGGGGAGAGGGGGTAGCTGGAAACGGGAAGGGTGGAGGGGCGCGCCGGGAGGGGGGAAGCTGTGCTCTGCCACGGCGATGGGGGAAGGATGGGTATTTCGTGTTTAGAATGACTTTTTATTGTTATGATCGGAACCGTACTCCAGCCGCAGCTGTCTGAATTGAAACGGGccctttactttttaaaataaacccgTCCTGAAAATACCAGATAGAGCTTAGCGGGGAACCGCTGGCAGCAAACGAATTTTTCCGGGGAATACTGAAAAGGACAAGCGGGACTGCAAAAACCGCTTCCAGATGACTTATCCAGATAGGTTTGGGGAATCTGCACTTCGTGCGTTTTTCTCGATTTTTAAAATACGGCCCGaaccgatttttttttttttttccccaaggaaatCGAAGCAGGACCCCTTTCTAGTATGTTCGTAAACAAAGAACCGAGAAACTGTAGTGGTAAAAATTGTAACTTTAACCTCGGTATATATTAGTAGtcagctctttttcttcttttagtagTAGTAATTTCAATATTCTCTAACCGTCAATAGTGGCAGTATTTATTGATAGATGTTAGAATTACTAGTAGAGTTGCTTTCCAGGCAGTTTGAGAATTAAAAGTGTGTTATATTGGACATGCTTAAGTAGACACTTTTAAAATGTTCGTTGAACTTTTAATATACTGTGATTTAAACTATAGTTGTGTATCTCACGAAGCAGATGTTTCTAGTTTTAATGATTCATCAGCTAAGCTGAATAGCCATTTTGGTCCTTCCAATTTACatgaaaagtgaaatatttttctgaagtataTTTCAGAGAAAGGCTCTCAGGAAGCTATTCTGAGTGAAcgttttatttctgttttatgttCAAACTACCGATTAAAAGAATCTCCAAACTTTTATAAAttatctcttccttttcctcatttcagACTAAGTTCTCTTTCTCTTGTCAGCAACTTGCAAAATGGCTGACACTCGAATATATGGaccctctttctctttctgaaaatattaatatcGGGAATTTATATATTATGATATTTATAAGTATTTTCACACTTTTACtataaataaaccaaattatttGAAGTGCACAAACCAAAGTCCCGAGAAAGAAATTGACAGAAAAAAGTATTGtcttaaaatctttttttcaatGTGTTAAGTGGCAATTTACGGTAGTTAAAAGTCCACTGCAAATGACCAGGACAGTAAAGGAAGTAAAACCCCATGtgcaaatttattttggttGATTAGGGGTTTTCGTTGGATTTTGTTCAATCGTGTATTATCGAAAGTTTCTGATActggcagaaaagcagaatgtcATACGAATTTGCCATCATTCGGGATTTTCCATGTTTTATGGATTGCTCGTGAGcgctcagcagctcctctcacACCTTtgagagggcagagctgagagagagaaaaaaaaaaaaaaaaaaaaacaccccaaagcaaaacaacaacaacaaacacccaaaacaacaacaacaaaaaaaaacttgtTCCGAAactcaggaagagaaaaatcgGAATTACCCACACAGAATGCCGAAAGGAGCCACACCCAGCTGCATTGCCCATTGCTGTGCTGACCGTCGATAAATAGAAAATGCGTTCAAAGTGACAGCGCCCTTAATGCAAGGTTCCTCAGGGCTGTCACAAAAACACATGGTGTATATATGTAGTATACGAATATTTACAAACTCTTTATGCGTATAAATATAGTTAATGTATTTTGAATATATGTGTATGTCTaatgtatttattatatatatacatgcacTCTTTATTATATAATAAAGGGTACATTACAGAAACGTTATCTATACtatgtgtacacacacacacggctGCGTCAGTATCTGCGTATAAACTtttgtgtgtacatatatatgcTTATACACACACCACAAGTACCATTTTTACCGTGGTGTATATAAACGTGAAGCAGAACATACACATGCGCTGTACCTAGTCTGGAAACCACTagctaatattttttaaaatttattatctTATCATAGACCATCTCGAGTTGGGAGGGGCCCGTACGGACGATGGCAAACGGCTGTCACAATATATGCAGGTCACGACTACGAGTAGCAGGCACAGGAGAATTACTCCCCAAAAGAGACGCGGGTccggccgccgcccgcccctgCTGCCCCCCGGACTCTCCGCGGAGGCGGTGCTGGGGACGGGGAGGCGCTGACGCTGTCTCTCCCCGCAGGTGATGATGCTGGGCAGCCCGCGGGTGGCCGAGCTGCTGCTGCGGCGCGGAGCTGACCCCAACCGCCCGGACCCGCGCACCGGCTGCTTCCCGGTGCACGACGCGGCCCGCGCCGGCTTTCTGGAGACGCTGGCGGCGCTGCACCGGGCCGGGGCGCGCCTCGACCTACCCGATGGCCGCGGCCGCCTGCCCCTCGACGTGGCGGCGGGGGGCCCGCACGGAGCGGTGGGGCGGTACCTGCGCGACCCGCCGCCCCTGCCGGGAACCGGGGGGGCCGCCGAGAAGGCTGCGCGCTGACCCGCCCGCGCCCGCCGTCCCGCCGAGTCCTGGTACCCTCGTCTCCTGCAGCCCACTTCCCCGCCAGGATCCCTGCCGCCGAGTCACCAGAGAGCCACCGCGGTTGGTTGTCCGACTGCTGGGAAAAGTCCTCCTTTGTCCCGTTACCTCCAGGGCTCCTCTCGTGCGTCCCGGGCACTCCGGCTCCCGCTTCTGCAAGAAGACACGTGCTGCTCAATTTCctgagaaaaaatttaaaaaaaaaaaaaaaaaaaaaatccaaaacacaatgaaaactagcgctcctgcttctccctctcGTGCTCTTCAGCGGGCAGAGCACAAGCAGCAGACGGTTCTTCTGAgttctagggggaaaaaaatattaaatgttcgcttccccccccccccccctttttttttttttttttttaaaaaaaaaaaaaaaaaaaaaaaagctgcctaGAGAAGTGAGAGCGCTATGTTTCCCTTACTGGCTTGCTCACTACCCTGCAAGGCTTTGTATTTAAGTTGTTCCTTGAAATCCTTTTTTGTTGTCGTACTCCAAAATAGTGAACAATTTAGCCATATCATTCACAAATTTAATTAATCCCCAAATCTTCTCACCAGCCCTCTCAACATAGAGTTTGAACACCAAGATACAACAATGATTGAATAGTAAAAATTTTAACGCTGATCAGCATTACAGTTtagaaaatacaaacattttgTGTGGCTGTATTTATGGAAATTTTTGTGAGAAAACAATTGGCAATCAATTAGTTACTGCATCGGGTTTTGCATTTGGAGACCCCATTTCCTCAGAAGATATGGACAACTAGCTTCTTATTTTTAAGACAGCTTTCCAGGTCTCTAAACCACATatttgaaaacaacaaaaaacgaCCGAGTTTGGTTATAAATCGGGATCTTTGCtcacattttggtttttgttttctgcttttcctgtgtaATTTCTGTCCTCTCCCCTATGTTCATACCACTTATGTCTGATTAAATACCTGCTATTATTCAGTAATAAGACATGAAAAAGATTggcttaaaaataattcactcCTCATGTTCGACTATTTAATGGTTCTGTATTCAGCATACTTAGTTGGATCATGTTATTTATTTCAACTTCATTCGTTGCTTtcaatttttctgtgtgtatcTGCATAAATAAATATGGATACACACAGCACTATCACGCAGGTTGGATAACAGGACATTTGCAGATATACCTTATTTAAGCATACACACACAAGACTTAAAAATACCCAAATAATCTATTTCCTTATCGAAACCAACACTTTAAGTGCAAAAAGAAAGCTCACTTGCACTTTGTTCCTTTATGTAATTttatgatgtatttttaaaaatcggAGAGTTTTCCGTTGGTTAGGGGCACAGGTCTCGAAGCAGAGCCAGACCcctttctttaaaatagaagcagggatggggaatcaGTCTCCCCTCACCCCCGCCCCTTCTCTCCACACTCCTCCCCCCATCACCCCACCccggggtgtgtgtgtgtgaaatctTAGCTCCCTGGGGGACAAACGGAGAGTGAGCCCCATCACAGAGGATGTTTGGCGTCTGAGACCAAACCCATCTGGGCCAGTGCGGGTGGGACAAATCGGACTCGATGCTTGTGGCTCCCTTTCTAACTCAGAATAGTCTGTAATTCTGTGAATgaacttttcattttcccttccgACCCTCCAGGGGGTCGGGAGCTCAGTTCAACCTCTCGGGCTGGCGCCTGAGAGGTGTTTGGCAGAGCTCGGCTGGCGCGGCGGGGCGCGGAGCATCCACTCACACATCATCCGTGCCAGCCTCTCGGCTCGCCGTCCCGCTCCCTGCCGCCGgccctcctgcctgcagacCGCCCACCCCTGCCGGGTGGGAGGGAGGGCCAGAGCTCCGAGAAGTCCCCTCCGAAACATGGCAGGGGGAGTGGTATCCCATTCACACCGGAATGCCAACGGGGCTTTCACCAGTCTCTCCCCACTCGGGAAAGCTGTGCCAAAAACGTATAACCTTCCCAGAGGCTTTGGCCTCACAGCCACCAAAGCCCAATACTTCCTTGGGGAGTTGCCTGAACAGGATGGAAAGTTCTAGGCATGGAGTTATGTATGGTGATTTCAGAGGTAGTGTAATTGTGGTTCATTCTTTGGACAAGGACGCAGTAGTGCTGTGTGCTACAAAAAGCACACCTCAATTGTGTGCGAATGCCAACATCTGAATAATTTGACAAGATATTTTTCTATTGTGGTGTCCTCTGCCAAACTTTAATAAAATACCTTCAGGTGTAATGGCACGTAAAAAAACAGAGTTTGCTATTACACACAatgaaaaattactcttttagAACATGATTCCCAAGCTCTACAACAGGCAACATCCCCTCCAAATTTACCCATGTTTGTTGTGTCTAAAGGTCCACAGGCTTTAAGTGCTGTGTTCAAAATCTTTGAAAGCttcagggaaaacaggaaaaacaaaaagtgtttttcaCAAATTTTCTACaaaaagtagaaaaggaaaTCATCACCCCACCTTGCCTGGAACAAAGGTGTGGAAATAACATTAACTTCATTGCCTacttacacagaaaataaacctcACGTATTGTAAATCtcaggaagaaaatagaaatgctCATAGCCCTTTACAGAATAAAGTGAGGATCTGAAGATGGAAAAGGCAAGCCAAAGTACCAAATGCCAGAGAGGGAACCTCTGAAGACATTTGTGTCTTCTAAGTGCCCTGGTGGGGGAATCACTCCCAGGGAAGAGATGATATATCTAGtcattctatttttattattttttgatcAGATTTCAACCAATCTGTCCTAGGGTGACACACAATAGATAATGCATAAAAATAGAACACCACAATGTGTACCTCAAGGAGATCTAATTGTTGAGTGAGAATAATTtgtaaacatcactgtctgctggatgctattgccattgtctgtacattaaaccacgcaaaataaaatagaaaaaaatgtgtaagtgagagggtatgtgttaagtgttgaatGTATGAACAAGTATTAAAGGTATAagtaagtgaaagaaaaatcctgctgccctgcagcctaaGGCCTAAATTCAGTAGCTCAGTATAgaacgtgacaggagcatgatgggTACTGCttgttgtttgtggttttttgtgtgtgtgtgtgtttttttgttgtttttttttgttttgttttttgttttgttttggtttttttgtttgttttgtttgttttgttttgttttgttttagggaGACTGGATAGAAGTTTTATGTGGATAAATACACAATGTGGAATATACGTTAGTTTTGTCCGTAAATCAACAATATGaggataaggggtggaatgtcctagggtgactgtgtatcccccaatcatctattgggtgcaaaggggaggggaagcactgtttgtttttccccaggaaaactctgctcatcggagtgaccttgaagcgggggagttggaacacggcaagacgaaagaagctctgttgtttttttccctgggagttagttagtttagtgctagtgtAGTTAGACCCTGTAAAATAGCTGAAgcggtttttttcccctttttttcctttttttgccctctcctcggaaccGTTCCAATCTttccagactaaggacctggggcAGCACCGGGGGCCTtcacaggggacccaccccaccaagaccagccctgcacatctccttttctcccagcgccagcggagacggagcgatggagcacagtgacgatcctcaagaggagactttctctCTTTAAGTTTGTTACCCATCCATAAGCGGcatgaagctcttgtcatcgggtgttgtgctgg
Protein-coding sequences here:
- the LOC120765825 gene encoding cyclin-dependent kinase 4 inhibitor B-like, producing the protein MERSLRSDGDRLCSAAARGDHEEVRKLLEAGVDPNGTNVLGRTPLQVMMLGSPRVAELLLRRGADPNRPDPRTGCFPVHDAARAGFLETLAALHRAGARLDLPDGRGRLPLDVAAGGPHGAVGRYLRDPPPLPGTGGAAEKAAR